TGGACACGCCAACGCGCTGACCGGGACGTAGTGATGCATCCGAATTCTTGACTTCATAGAATAAGTCGACCGTGGCGGCAGCCGGATTAGCGGAAGGCGGCGCCGCCACCGGCAAGGCAAGACGAGTGGCATTCTCGGACGAATTTGTCAGCCCACCGACACGCGCCTGGGCGGCGGTATTCAATCCGGCTATATCATCGACATAGACCGGCACCCGCACCCAAAACGTGCTGCGGTTGTTGACGTCCAACAGCGCGGGGCCGAGCAAATCGCGGCGTTCGTGCGCGGTTTTCAGATTGGCCTCGGCCAAGCCTAGCTGCATTCGCGCATCATCGACCGAGCGTTCGGTGCCCACCTTGTCGCGGCGCATCTGTTCGGCGCGATTCAAGGCTATTTGCGCGGCTTGCACTTGTACTTTGGCTTGTTCCACTTGGCCGTCGGCGTCGATTTGCGATTGCGCCAAACGCACCAATTCCGCCGGTGCCAGCGAAGGCAGGATGGTATAAACCGATTGCTTGTTCGCTTTTCCTGAACCGTTCAAGGCAGGTAGCGTGATCTCGCCCCCGAATAAGCGGGTGCGCGTCAGCGGTCGTTTTTCAACTTTAGTGGTGACGATGCTCAGCCGCTTCGCGGCTTCGGGTGCCAAAACGACTTGGGTCAAATTGATTTCCTTGACCGGGTTTTCGATTTTGGCAGGCGGCACAGTTGCTTCGGCAGCCAATAGGTTACCAGTAACAAGCACTATAGCCGACAACAACAGTTTGTGGTTTGGAGACACGCGGTTCATACAGATTCTAGTCTTGAATTCAGGGAAATAATGAGTCAAGCAGGCTTTAGACGCTGGCCCACGCTGCGTTCCAGTTCCGCACGGGCGCGGCGCAAATCGGCGGCGGCTTGCGCGGTTTTTAATTGCGCGTCCAGCCAGCGGCGTTGAGTTTCGAGTACGAACAGATAGGTGACATTACCGGCCGCATAAGCGTTTTCAGCGTCTTGTATGGCGGCTTGCAGCGGCGGCAAAATAGTTTGTTGCCACTGTTGCAGGCTTTGGCCGGCCTGTTGCAATCGGGCATGGGCTTCGCGGACATCCAGCGCAATCCGTTGTCGGGTGGCGACATATTGCCTGGCGGCCTTGTCGAAGCGCGCCTGGGCTTGCGCGATGCCACCTTGATTCTGATTGACGATAGGTAGCGTCAGATCCAAGCCCGGTCCCGCCAACAAAGGTCCATTGATTTGTTTCGCGTTGAGGCTGGCGGTGATAGTAAAGATTTCGGCGCGCGCCAGGCCAATGCGTTCGCCCGCGCCTTGTACAATGATTTCTGCGGCACGTAGATCGGGACGTGCCAGTAGCGCCTGTTCGACCAGCTTTTCGGTATCGAACCGGTCATCATGGGCTATCAGTTCCGCACTAACGTTTTTCGGCCACTGCTCCAGGCTCAATCCGACCAGGTGCCGCAAGCGCTCGTCGGCAATCTCGCAATCGCGTTGCAGGCGGCCTTTTTGTTCCAGGGCTTGCAGCGCATCGACTCGAGCATTGGTCACTTCCAGTTCGCTGGCATCGCCAGCTTTCAATCGGGCTTGCGTGAGTTCGGCGATTGCTTGACTCAGTGTGACAGCGGACTCGGCCAATTCCATGCGTCGCTTGGCTAAGCTCAATTCGGCGTGGGCGATGCGAACATCGCGAATCAAGTCCAATCCGGTTTGCACCAAACGTTGTGCAGTTTGTTCGACATCCAATTTTGCCAACTCGACCCGTTGCGGACGCAGCCAGAAAATTTCCAACGGGTAGCGCAGCGTCAGTTCCAAGGGTTTTGCGCCCCATGGCACCAACATCGAGAAGGTAGGGTTGGGCAGCATACCCGCCTGCACGAGATCGGCCCGGAACAAGCCCAAATCGGCCAAGGTCGCGCGAAAAGCGGCATTGTTCCACAGTGCCAAGCTGACCAACTCATCTTCGGACAAACCGTCATCCATGATTACATTGGCCGGCCATGCGGTTTCGTCGGCACGCGTTTCGGCAAAACGCTGTCCCGTGCGCTGTTCCAGATCGTTGGCAACGTCGATTAAACCCACGCCTTGCGGGGTACAGGCCGCCAGCGACAAAGCGAGAAGCGTTAACGGGAAACGACCGGAAACAAACGGTGTCATGCTCTGATCTCCGGGAATGTGACGATCACTTTCAAGCCCATCCCGCCATCCCCATCGCTCAGCGTAATATCAGCCTGATGTTGCTCGGCAATCCTCTTGGCAATAGCCAAGCCAAGACCACTGCCGGATTCGGCGTTATTCAAAACTCTATAAAATCGGTCAAACACGCGATCGCGCTCATTCAAGGCAATGCCTGGGCCGGTATCATTGACTTCCAGGCGAACCGTCTTGGCATCGTTAATGACACTGACGTCAATACGTGTATTGGTTGGTGAATAACGGATGGCGTTATCGATCAGATTGCCAAGCAGAATCCGTAGCGCCTCTTCGGCACCGGCAACCCAGACGTGATCCGCGCGTGTCAAACCGAGATCGATATGGCGATTGGCGGCGAGCGGGGCAAAGTCGGCCACTACGTTCCGTGCCAGATCATCCAGAAATAACGGCATGAGCGGAGAATCGCCGGCTTCCGGATCGAGGCGAGCCAGTGTCAGTAATTGCTGCACCAAATGACCGGCACGGGCTATACCTTGCCGCAAG
This window of the Methylomonas koyamae genome carries:
- a CDS encoding TolC family protein codes for the protein MTPFVSGRFPLTLLALSLAACTPQGVGLIDVANDLEQRTGQRFAETRADETAWPANVIMDDGLSEDELVSLALWNNAAFRATLADLGLFRADLVQAGMLPNPTFSMLVPWGAKPLELTLRYPLEIFWLRPQRVELAKLDVEQTAQRLVQTGLDLIRDVRIAHAELSLAKRRMELAESAVTLSQAIAELTQARLKAGDASELEVTNARVDALQALEQKGRLQRDCEIADERLRHLVGLSLEQWPKNVSAELIAHDDRFDTEKLVEQALLARPDLRAAEIIVQGAGERIGLARAEIFTITASLNAKQINGPLLAGPGLDLTLPIVNQNQGGIAQAQARFDKAARQYVATRQRIALDVREAHARLQQAGQSLQQWQQTILPPLQAAIQDAENAYAAGNVTYLFVLETQRRWLDAQLKTAQAAADLRRARAELERSVGQRLKPA
- a CDS encoding efflux RND transporter periplasmic adaptor subunit, with amino-acid sequence MPPAKIENPVKEINLTQVVLAPEAAKRLSIVTTKVEKRPLTRTRLFGGEITLPALNGSGKANKQSVYTILPSLAPAELVRLAQSQIDADGQVEQAKVQVQAAQIALNRAEQMRRDKVGTERSVDDARMQLGLAEANLKTAHERRDLLGPALLDVNNRSTFWVRVPVYVDDIAGLNTAAQARVGGLTNSSENATRLALPVAAPPSANPAAATVDLFYEVKNSDASLRPGQRVGVSIPLRSDDENLVVPWSALVYDVNGGSWIYQALESNIYQRRRVQVLRVVGDQAAVTGDIAAGIEVVTAGVAELFGTEFGVGK